Within Pseudothermotoga sp., the genomic segment GTCTGAAAACTCTCCCTCCACTGTTGTCTCAGAAGGTCCTACGAGATACTTCAAACCACTTTTTGCAATGACAGCAATCGCTTCATCGACGAGCTTGTAGATTTCATCCTTTCCGTTCGTCTTCAAAGGTAAAAATCTGATGGAGCACGATATTCTCATTCCCAACACCTCCCAAAACGAAAACCCGTCGGCGACGGGTTGAGATTTCACACTCTCCCTACGCCGGCATTACCCGGATCAGGTTCGATGGGTCGAGGACTTCCGTCCTCCTCTCAGCCCCGGATTAGGAGCTCCCCAGAGTTCACAGTATTCAGTTTTCAATTTTCATTATATCATGGAAGGAAAGTAGCTCAACTCGATCGATGAAGTTCGTTTTGAGTTAAAATAAACTTGAAACGAAATGCATGTGTGAAGTTCTAATGCTTTTTTAATCGTACGTTTGTTAACATATAACGGTGGTGGCATGAGAAAACCTCTGTTTCTGTGCCTTGTATTCATCTCCATCTCGATGTTTTCACAGACACTTTTAGAAAAAGTGGCCATCAGTTCGCAAATGTATGGCAGTTTGGATCCAAATCAACTGAAACTCACGATACTCGATGCAATAAATCTCACCAACGAGAAAGACGTCATCGCAGCTTATTTGACCAAGATCGAAAAGGATTTCGTCTGGATAGTCGTAACGTTCCGTTATGAATACGTCGTGTCCGTCACAGAACCGAAGATCATCTCAAAGAAACCGCTCGAAACGGCTGTGTTCACATATTCAGTAGGCTTACGCGATGCGATATCACTGACAGTTATGTCCATAGGCAAAAACATATTGTTTGCTCTCTATCAACCTGAGGGTTGGCTCGTTGGGAACGACAAAAACTTGGCCGTAGTCAGCATGAAGACGCCCGCAATTTTGAGGATCGATCAGTCACCTACTCTCTTCAGACAAGTGCAGCAAGAAATATTGAGGAAACAACAAGGTGGGGGCGGGGCTAAATGAGAATACTCGTTGTTGAGGATAATGAAGATCTAGCCAACTCACTCAAGAAAGGTCTTGAAAAAGAGGGATACTTCGTTGAGCTGGCTTTCGATGGTGATATAGGACTCGATATGGCTTTGAGTGAAAGCTACGACTGCATCGTTTTGGATGTGTTACTCCCAGGGATCGATGGTTTCGAATTCGTGCAAACATTGAGAGAGTGCAACGTTCAAACCCCTGTTTTAATGTTAACCGCACTCGATTCTGTAGACGACAAGATATTCGGACTCAGTAGTGGTGCAGATGACTATTTGACCAAACCCTTCGATTTTAGAGAATTGCTTGTACGTATTCAAAGTTTAATAAGACGCAGTCATATCCTACGGGGCGAAGTGTTGACGTTCAAAGAGATGAAGCTCAATTCGCGTACGAGAAAAGTTGTGGTGAAAGATACAGAGCTGAAACTGAGCAGAAGAGAATTCGATCTTTTAGAACTCTTCATGAGGGATCCTAATGTAGTTTTCAGTCGTGAAGAAATCCTAGAAAAAGTTTGGGGAAATGAAAGGGAAACGAGAAGCAACGTCGTTGATGTCTACGTGCTCTATCTAAGAAGCAAACTCAAACCCTTCGGTTACGATAAGTATCTTGAGACTGTGCCTGGTGTCGGATACAGACTCAACACGGAGGAATGAATGTGCCCCCACTGAGGCATGCCATAGAAAGGTATTATCTCTCCATCTTCATCATCTCGCTGATCGTCATGTCCATCTTGCTTGTCTTCATCTTTCACAGTCTTGCTATCAAGAGGATAGATCAGGAAATACTCGTGTTCGCAAACGATTTACTGAGATTTCTAGAAAAACCCGAGAGTCAACCAGTCGCCATATTCGGTAAGAAAAATTACGCTTTCTACGTTACGGAGGAAGGAAAAATCATAGCGAGTTATAACTTACCAGATGATTTCAGGATACCAAAATCGAGCGGTTTTCATACGATAGGCTATTATCGCTATTTTCGACAAAATTTTGGAGAATACCAAGCGGTGGTTGCACGCAGTCTCAAAGATCATTTCACATTACTTGTCTCTCTGTGCTCTGTTTTGACCGTCGTTTTAATACCTTTGATCTTGATCGTGTTGTTCTTTGGACGTAAGTTGACTCGAAAGCTCACTCAACCCATAGAGATGATCGGAGAACAAATGCAACTCGTCTCGAAAGGTGTACTTGAAAGAATAAGTATAGAGCCAACAAGTCAAGAAGCGGAAATTCTTCAAAAGCAACTCAACGATGCTATAGACCGTTTGAACAAAGTGATGGAAGAGCTCAGAGATTTCGCCACAACGATCTCACACCAACTCAGAAACCCTTTAGCGAGCGCTAAAACCAGGCTTGAGGTTCTTTTGAGAGAAGAGTTGACTGGCAATGTTCGGTTTGAAATAGAGAGAGTGAAACACAACATAGATAGGATGGTAGAGATCACATCCCAACTTTTACTCATAGCGAGAGTACAGCACACCACGCCAAAAAATTTTCAAGAGGAGGACTTGTCGAGTTTAATTCTAGAAAGTTTGGATCAAATAGCAGCGAAATACAGTGAAAGAGAAATCATTTTCAATGAACTGAAGCAGATAAAAATAAAATGTGTAGGTCCGTTACTGATACAAGCTTTCGCCAACCTTCTAGACAACGCGTGCAAGTATTCAAACTCACAGAAACCCATTTTGCTGAATGTCGAAGAGCATAAAGATTCAGTGATAGTGGAAGTATGCAATCATGGAGAGCCTGTACCGGAGCAGGATCGTGATAAAATTTTCCTCAAATTCTACAGATCGAGTAACGTGACGACCGAAGGTTTGGGTCTAGGTCTGGCTGTTGTGAAAGCAATAGCAGACCTGCACAAAGCACAGGTTTATTATAAGTACGAAACTGGTTTGAACAAATTCGGTATTATTTTGCCCAAATAGCTCATCTCAAAACTGGCAGCGTCGAGTTTGCAAACGGCATGATCAAAATGTCCGCCGATTTTCCATACCTTTGTAAAGCACTGTCCAAAGCTTTTTGCACGTCATCGAACGGTGTCATGAAAATATCTTCGACAACATCTTTTTTCATCGTTGAACATAGAAAAATGCTGGCCTTTTTGAGCACCTTGCAGAAACCGACCGCTTTGTGACCACCGAGCACGAAGTTCGATTTTATCCACTCCAGTGGTTCATCTGGACTATTTGCCTTCCTCATCCATTCTTCGAACGTTTTTTCACCGAAACCTTCCTTGCACTCAGCCACGAGGATGATAGTACCTCCATCTTTCACCGCGTGGAAGGCATTGTCCAAACCTTTTTGAGCTTGATATAGGTTTATGTCTTTTGGAAAGCCACCGCAAGAAGCAATCACGATGTCGTACTTTTTCTCGATAGAAACTTTGTACATTTGGTCTATATATTTCACACCCTCTCTGTGTGCGAACACTGGATGACCTGCAACAGCTTTCACAATCTGCTTTTTACTGTTCAGAACAACATTCACTATGAATCGAACGTTGGCCATGGTTCCAGCCTCTTCTATGTCCAATCTCACCGGATTCGTGTCTATGTTTCCTGCCACGGCTTGATCTGAGAGCATCAGAGAGTGATTCTTCTCAATGGACATCTTTGAGCACACTCCAGGAAGGAGCGCTTTGTGCCCTCCGCTGTAACCCACGAACCAGTGGAGTTCAAGATTACCCGTAGCGATTATGAGATCGGATTCAACAACGGATTTGAATACCTCTACAGGTGTACCTCTGCTCGTCTCACCGATGCGCACACAATCATTCACGTCATGGTTCAAGCATGGGTATCTCTTGAAAATTTCTTCGCCGATGGCTTTCTTCATCTCTTCTTCTGTCATTTTTCTGTGAAAACCCAAACCAAAAACAATACGTATCTGTTCGGGTTTCACACCAGCTCTGTTGAGTTCTTCTAAAATTGGTGGAACGATTATGTGAGATGGACTGGGACGTGTTAAATCACTCACCAATATTGCTACCCTTTTTGGTTTCATTTGCTGAACAATCTCGGTGATCGTGAAGCTTTGAATAGGTTCGTTCAGAGCTTTGCGAATTTCTTCTAACGGATCTGGAACGGCAGGAAGTTCGGCTCGGGGTGAAAGTATCTCAACATGGTCTGGTACTTCTAGATCTAGCTGCTTTTCTCCATATTTGAGAGGATATTTCATCTCAGTCACCTCACAAAGTTGGCTGTGTCAGATAGATGCCAAATTCATGGTGTTTCAACATTTCGCTCTTTGTCAGTTTGCCGTTGAGAATTTCGATCAGTTTCATGAACAATCTCTCGCCAGCTTGTTGAATTGTAGAGCGACCCTCTAAAACATCACTCACATCGACGTCTATGTTGTCACTCATTCGACGATACGTGCTCGCATTCGCAGTGACTTTTA encodes:
- a CDS encoding thiamine-binding protein translates to MRISCSIRFLPLKTNGKDEIYKLVDEAIAVIAKSGLKYLVGPSETTVEGEFSDLLDLIKRIYNEMTPLCERYVLEVVFDCARDGVTIDEKIAKYR
- a CDS encoding response regulator transcription factor, whose translation is MRILVVEDNEDLANSLKKGLEKEGYFVELAFDGDIGLDMALSESYDCIVLDVLLPGIDGFEFVQTLRECNVQTPVLMLTALDSVDDKIFGLSSGADDYLTKPFDFRELLVRIQSLIRRSHILRGEVLTFKEMKLNSRTRKVVVKDTELKLSRREFDLLELFMRDPNVVFSREEILEKVWGNERETRSNVVDVYVLYLRSKLKPFGYDKYLETVPGVGYRLNTEE
- a CDS encoding HAMP domain-containing histidine kinase — protein: MPPLRHAIERYYLSIFIISLIVMSILLVFIFHSLAIKRIDQEILVFANDLLRFLEKPESQPVAIFGKKNYAFYVTEEGKIIASYNLPDDFRIPKSSGFHTIGYYRYFRQNFGEYQAVVARSLKDHFTLLVSLCSVLTVVLIPLILIVLFFGRKLTRKLTQPIEMIGEQMQLVSKGVLERISIEPTSQEAEILQKQLNDAIDRLNKVMEELRDFATTISHQLRNPLASAKTRLEVLLREELTGNVRFEIERVKHNIDRMVEITSQLLLIARVQHTTPKNFQEEDLSSLILESLDQIAAKYSEREIIFNELKQIKIKCVGPLLIQAFANLLDNACKYSNSQKPILLNVEEHKDSVIVEVCNHGEPVPEQDRDKIFLKFYRSSNVTTEGLGLGLAVVKAIADLHKAQVYYKYETGLNKFGIILPK
- the larA gene encoding nickel-dependent lactate racemase; amino-acid sequence: MKYPLKYGEKQLDLEVPDHVEILSPRAELPAVPDPLEEIRKALNEPIQSFTITEIVQQMKPKRVAILVSDLTRPSPSHIIVPPILEELNRAGVKPEQIRIVFGLGFHRKMTEEEMKKAIGEEIFKRYPCLNHDVNDCVRIGETSRGTPVEVFKSVVESDLIIATGNLELHWFVGYSGGHKALLPGVCSKMSIEKNHSLMLSDQAVAGNIDTNPVRLDIEEAGTMANVRFIVNVVLNSKKQIVKAVAGHPVFAHREGVKYIDQMYKVSIEKKYDIVIASCGGFPKDINLYQAQKGLDNAFHAVKDGGTIILVAECKEGFGEKTFEEWMRKANSPDEPLEWIKSNFVLGGHKAVGFCKVLKKASIFLCSTMKKDVVEDIFMTPFDDVQKALDSALQRYGKSADILIMPFANSTLPVLR